The following proteins are co-located in the Rippkaea orientalis PCC 8801 genome:
- the arsC gene encoding arsenate reductase, glutathione/glutaredoxin type, with amino-acid sequence MKKVMFVCKRNSCRSQMAEGFAKTLGQGKIEVTSSGLEASRVHPTAIEVMGEIGIDITNQTSNPLSEFTAEDYDAVISLCGCGVNLPQEWVLREIFEDWQLDDPDGQPLETFHRVRDEIKERVAALIEKL; translated from the coding sequence ATGAAAAAAGTCATGTTTGTTTGTAAAAGAAATTCTTGCCGTTCCCAAATGGCAGAAGGCTTTGCGAAAACCCTAGGACAAGGTAAAATTGAAGTCACTAGCTCCGGTTTAGAAGCGAGTCGCGTTCATCCGACAGCTATTGAAGTTATGGGAGAAATTGGCATTGATATTACTAACCAAACCTCTAACCCATTAAGTGAATTTACGGCCGAAGATTATGATGCGGTTATTTCTTTATGTGGGTGTGGGGTTAATTTACCTCAAGAATGGGTATTACGAGAAATCTTTGAAGACTGGCAATTAGATGATCCTGACGGACAACCCCTAGAAACCTTTCATCGGGTTAGGGATGAAATTAAAGAACGAGTGGCAGCATTAATTGAGAAACTTTAA
- a CDS encoding M48 family metallopeptidase has product MPTYTGISSEAFRHPLDKQAEQTLRSVPGFNILAKSFLEYLYERPQQIFLMGNSIKAGPRQYPTLYGIFRECMKDLDISSEPSLYVSQNPQVNAYSLGHEQPYLIFNTGLLDLLNETELRTVIAHELGHIKCDHSVLIQMAIWAMGAASLLGELTLGLGNLITTGLIYSFYEWRRKAELSADRAALLVMDDLNPILNSMMKMAGGTQRYGNECHLDEFIRQSEQYRDLDQDNLNQFYKFFIYNGGNGVFLTHPFPVERLHYLTEWSTSQEYQNIRQGNYKRVTKEGSVDVNVEEEGNEVDILRKQIEELQKEIDRIKSEN; this is encoded by the coding sequence ATGCCAACCTATACCGGAATTTCTAGTGAAGCCTTTCGTCATCCCCTCGATAAACAAGCTGAACAAACCCTGCGGAGTGTTCCAGGCTTTAATATATTAGCAAAAAGCTTTCTCGAATACCTTTATGAGCGTCCTCAGCAAATTTTTTTGATGGGAAATAGTATTAAAGCCGGACCTCGCCAATATCCTACCCTTTACGGGATTTTTCGCGAATGTATGAAGGACTTAGATATTAGTTCTGAACCCAGTTTATACGTCAGCCAAAACCCCCAAGTGAATGCCTATTCTTTGGGTCATGAACAGCCTTATTTAATCTTTAATACGGGTTTATTAGACTTACTAAATGAAACAGAGTTAAGGACAGTTATTGCCCATGAATTAGGTCATATAAAATGTGATCATAGTGTTTTAATTCAAATGGCTATTTGGGCAATGGGAGCAGCTTCTTTGTTAGGAGAATTAACCTTAGGATTAGGAAATTTAATTACCACGGGGTTAATTTATTCGTTTTATGAATGGCGACGCAAAGCGGAATTATCAGCCGATAGGGCGGCTTTATTAGTAATGGATGATCTTAACCCTATTCTTAATAGTATGATGAAAATGGCAGGGGGGACTCAGAGGTATGGCAATGAATGTCATTTAGATGAATTTATTCGTCAATCTGAACAGTATCGAGACTTAGATCAAGATAACTTAAATCAATTTTATAAGTTTTTCATTTATAATGGTGGTAATGGCGTGTTTTTAACCCATCCTTTTCCCGTAGAACGGCTTCATTATTTAACAGAATGGTCAACCTCTCAAGAATATCAAAATATTCGGCAAGGTAATTATAAACGAGTCACAAAAGAAGGATCTGTTGATGTCAATGTAGAAGAAGAAGGGAATGAAGTGGATATTTTACGGAAACAAATTGAGGAATTACAAAAAGAAATTGACCGCATTAAATCAGAAAATTAA
- a CDS encoding sensor histidine kinase — protein sequence MILGRSSFRRILVSRLLLVSVPVLLMGVYVTYRKARSAFLETARQNLTESAIRKGQSISQSIESLQANLVTASDSVVLKEGSQQDQNNFLKQLSTTLPTQIQCIQLQDLSTGKLTASTCDQRIGNPIKVSNWSQQQTQLLTNPDAIFIDLLLPNQLSKQPSSESQLVLFLAAPVYDSQGGLRYALKIQSALLEKEKVSPGSLAGYPVVIAQSGTILAHPFRQRVGRNIEQEADANRLKILIGNAIAGRQDFLHLFALEKDGVELVAGYSSIPSPVTQDKGQKWVILAVSPLVDALSPLVEIRRVLFYMVFALLTASFLAVLYIAWELARPVEKLRDYAINKANLNAKQPMRLNFRIREVDQLAIAIQDMVERLQAWGEEVVSAWQEAQNANRLKSEFLATTSHELRTPLNGIIGCLHILKEGYCDSKEEELEFLQQAEQAAVHLLGIIDDVLDLAKIEAGKLSVSLEPVDLTSLLSEVINLQTITLQKKRLTLMTKINPHSIIVQADPKKLKQVILNVLGNAIKFTEKGNITIKTHIEENNHQKQVCITVKDTGIGIDIKQQDKLFRPFVMVDGSTTRKYSGTGLGLAISRNLMQLMGGNITLSSEGIDLGTTVKICLPYSDNLGQ from the coding sequence ATGATATTAGGTAGATCTTCTTTCCGTCGTATTCTTGTTTCACGGTTACTATTAGTTAGCGTTCCTGTTTTATTAATGGGGGTTTATGTCACCTATCGCAAAGCGCGTTCTGCTTTTCTAGAAACAGCAAGACAAAATTTAACTGAAAGTGCTATTCGTAAAGGACAAAGTATCAGTCAATCTATAGAATCGTTACAAGCTAATTTAGTAACAGCCAGTGATAGTGTAGTGCTAAAAGAAGGCTCTCAACAAGATCAAAACAACTTTCTTAAACAGTTGTCTACGACATTACCAACGCAAATTCAATGTATCCAGTTACAGGATTTAAGTACAGGCAAATTAACCGCAAGTACCTGTGATCAGAGAATCGGTAATCCAATAAAAGTTAGCAACTGGTCGCAGCAACAAACCCAATTATTAACTAACCCTGATGCTATTTTTATTGACCTATTATTGCCCAATCAACTGTCAAAACAACCTTCTTCTGAGAGTCAATTAGTCTTATTCTTAGCTGCCCCAGTTTATGATAGTCAAGGGGGGTTGCGTTATGCCCTAAAAATTCAATCAGCCTTACTTGAAAAAGAAAAAGTCTCTCCTGGTTCGTTAGCCGGATATCCCGTTGTGATTGCCCAATCAGGAACTATTTTAGCCCATCCATTTCGGCAACGAGTGGGGCGTAATATTGAACAAGAAGCCGATGCTAATCGTCTTAAAATATTGATTGGTAATGCGATCGCGGGACGACAAGATTTTTTACACCTATTTGCCTTAGAAAAAGATGGGGTAGAATTGGTGGCCGGATATAGTTCTATTCCTAGTCCCGTTACCCAAGATAAAGGACAAAAATGGGTCATTTTAGCGGTTTCTCCCCTAGTTGATGCCCTTTCTCCCTTAGTAGAAATTCGGCGAGTGTTGTTTTATATGGTTTTTGCCTTGTTGACAGCGAGTTTTTTAGCGGTATTGTATATTGCGTGGGAGTTAGCCCGTCCTGTAGAAAAACTCCGAGATTATGCCATTAATAAAGCTAATCTCAATGCTAAACAACCCATGCGCCTTAATTTTAGAATTAGAGAAGTCGATCAACTAGCGATCGCTATTCAGGATATGGTAGAACGACTACAAGCTTGGGGAGAAGAGGTGGTTTCCGCGTGGCAAGAAGCACAAAATGCTAATCGCTTGAAAAGTGAATTTTTAGCCACTACTTCCCATGAATTACGCACTCCTCTTAATGGAATTATTGGCTGTCTTCATATTCTTAAAGAAGGATATTGTGATAGTAAAGAGGAAGAATTAGAATTTTTACAGCAAGCTGAACAAGCAGCAGTTCATTTATTAGGAATTATTGATGATGTTCTTGATTTAGCTAAAATTGAAGCGGGCAAATTATCAGTGAGTTTAGAACCTGTTGATTTAACTAGCTTACTATCAGAAGTCATTAATTTACAAACTATCACTCTTCAAAAAAAACGACTTACCTTAATGACAAAGATTAACCCCCATTCAATAATAGTTCAAGCTGATCCCAAAAAATTAAAACAAGTGATTTTGAATGTTCTGGGAAATGCTATTAAGTTTACAGAAAAAGGAAATATTACCATTAAAACTCACATTGAAGAAAATAACCATCAAAAACAGGTCTGTATTACTGTTAAAGATACGGGAATTGGCATTGATATTAAACAGCAAGATAAGCTTTTTCGACCTTTTGTTATGGTAGATGGTTCAACCACTCGCAAGTACAGTGGAACGGGGTTAGGGTTAGCAATTTCTCGGAATTTAATGCAATTAATGGGGGGGAATATTACTTTGTCCAGCGAGGGAATAGACTTAGGAACAACGGTTAAAATTTGTTTACCTTATTCAGACAATTTAGGACAATAG
- a CDS encoding ABC transporter ATP-binding protein, translating into MTVLSPLPNAKTPQSPRESDSRLILRLVPYVRRHPRLLLISMGLLIPLSIAGAIQPLIIGQAVSLLRQESTWGFLKTISIQEGIQFLSILLLITIIIRVICASCQGYLVQKIGQQITADIRKDLFTHVTSLGTSFFNRTPVGKLVTRLTSDVEALGDVFSSGAIGVLSDAIYILAIIITMFTLHGKLALMLLLMLIPVTGLIIYFQTEYRKANYQVREELSQLNSMLQENVSGINVVQLFRREHFNGELFRTINQRYRQAVDKTIFHDSAVSATLEWISLVAIAGVLWLGGIFILDDAITFGTLSAFILYSQRLFNPLRQFADKFTMFQAGFTAIERISELMNEPIDIPEPEAKITSFSTLREQNTTGEIRFENVWFGYKKDEYVLKDLDFTIHPGEKVALVGPTGAGKSSIIRLLSRLYDPTQGRILIDGVDIRDISKTELRQYVGVILQETFLFAGDVIRNITLGEDYCLERVQNAAKLTNVDAFIEELPQGYQTEVRERGTNLSGGQRQLLAFARVAIRNPRVLVLDEATSSLDVKTEALIQQALDNLLVNRTAIIIAHRLSTIRDVDRILVLKQGELIESGNHEELLKQNGLYSSLYKLQMMGYEE; encoded by the coding sequence ATGACTGTTTTATCCCCTCTCCCTAACGCTAAAACCCCTCAATCTCCCCGTGAAAGTGACAGCAGACTTATCTTAAGATTGGTTCCTTATGTGCGTCGTCACCCCCGTTTATTATTGATATCCATGGGGTTACTCATTCCTTTGTCTATCGCGGGGGCCATCCAACCCTTAATTATCGGTCAAGCGGTTTCTTTGTTGCGTCAAGAGTCTACCTGGGGGTTTTTAAAAACCATTTCTATTCAAGAAGGCATACAATTTTTGAGTATTTTATTATTAATAACCATTATTATTCGTGTTATTTGTGCTTCTTGTCAAGGCTATTTAGTTCAGAAAATTGGGCAACAAATTACCGCAGATATTCGCAAAGATTTGTTTACTCATGTCACTTCTTTAGGGACAAGTTTTTTTAACCGAACTCCCGTCGGAAAGTTAGTAACACGCTTAACCAGTGATGTTGAAGCATTGGGGGATGTTTTTTCCAGTGGTGCCATCGGGGTTTTAAGTGATGCTATCTATATTTTAGCGATTATTATCACGATGTTTACCTTACACGGAAAATTAGCTTTAATGTTACTTTTGATGCTGATTCCTGTAACGGGATTAATTATTTATTTTCAAACTGAATATCGTAAGGCAAATTATCAAGTACGGGAAGAACTTTCACAACTCAATTCGATGTTACAAGAAAATGTTTCTGGTATTAATGTTGTTCAGTTATTCCGTCGAGAACACTTTAATGGAGAATTATTTCGCACCATTAATCAGAGATATCGTCAAGCAGTTGATAAAACGATCTTTCATGATTCGGCGGTTTCTGCTACCTTGGAATGGATTAGTTTAGTAGCGATCGCAGGGGTTCTTTGGTTAGGAGGAATTTTCATTCTCGATGATGCTATTACCTTTGGAACCTTGTCTGCATTTATTCTTTATTCACAGCGTTTGTTTAACCCTTTACGTCAATTTGCTGATAAATTTACTATGTTTCAGGCAGGATTTACTGCGATAGAACGCATTAGTGAATTGATGAATGAACCAATAGATATTCCTGAACCTGAAGCTAAAATTACTTCCTTTTCTACCCTGCGTGAGCAAAATACAACAGGGGAAATTCGCTTTGAAAATGTTTGGTTTGGCTACAAAAAAGATGAGTATGTTCTCAAAGATTTAGACTTTACTATCCATCCAGGGGAAAAAGTTGCTTTAGTCGGTCCAACGGGTGCAGGAAAAAGTTCTATTATTCGTTTATTATCTCGTTTATACGACCCAACTCAAGGCAGAATTTTGATCGATGGTGTGGATATTCGAGACATTTCTAAAACAGAATTACGGCAATATGTTGGGGTCATTCTTCAAGAAACGTTTCTCTTTGCTGGAGATGTTATTCGGAATATTACGTTAGGAGAAGATTACTGTTTAGAACGGGTTCAAAATGCAGCCAAATTAACCAATGTTGATGCTTTTATTGAGGAACTTCCCCAAGGCTATCAAACAGAAGTACGTGAACGGGGAACCAATTTATCAGGAGGACAAAGACAACTGTTAGCCTTTGCTAGAGTTGCAATTCGTAACCCTCGCGTGTTAGTTTTAGACGAAGCAACGTCCAGTTTAGATGTTAAAACAGAAGCCTTAATTCAACAAGCGTTAGATAATTTATTAGTCAATCGAACGGCTATTATTATTGCTCATCGACTTTCCACTATTCGGGATGTAGATCGTATTTTAGTCTTGAAACAAGGGGAGTTAATTGAATCAGGAAACCATGAAGAGTTATTAAAGCAAAATGGACTATACAGCAGTTTATATAAGCTGCAAATGATGGGATATGAAGAATAA
- a CDS encoding alkaline phosphatase PhoX, producing the protein MSLSRRKFLTIAGMGVATGVAAASLKNLYIRVANGQNPTIKGLGKLVKDPNGILDLSPGLQYRIISEGGKPMSDGNPVPTSFDGMAAFPGKNGQTILIRNHELSPSQSPGVIATEAFQYDKLSKGGTTTVIVNSDRTLDKEFVSLAGTNRNCGGGTTPWGSWISSEEDVSTPKTNIPEDPNSVSVKHGYNFEVSTQEKREKPIPLTAMGRFRHEAIAVDPKTGYIYQTEDQVDSCFYRFRPNKSGNLQEGGTLEALVIDGMPKINTSKNYPLNQPKAVKWVKLEDVDPEQDTLRYEAQNKGAAIFSRGEGICLGNGEIYFTCTDGGNAEKGQIFRYNPVNETISLFVESPGKEVLDYPDNLILSPFGDLIVCEDGQDEQFLVGVTPQGEIYQLGRNALNNSEFAGVCFSPDQKTMFVNIYSPGVTLAVWGNWQKG; encoded by the coding sequence ATGTCCCTATCTCGAAGAAAGTTTCTGACCATAGCGGGAATGGGTGTTGCGACAGGAGTAGCAGCAGCCTCTCTAAAAAACCTATACATTCGTGTTGCTAATGGACAAAACCCGACTATCAAAGGGTTAGGAAAGCTAGTCAAAGATCCTAACGGTATTTTAGATCTTTCCCCAGGATTACAATATCGAATTATCTCCGAAGGTGGCAAACCAATGAGTGATGGAAACCCCGTTCCTACCAGTTTTGATGGGATGGCTGCTTTTCCAGGGAAAAACGGACAAACCATCCTAATTCGTAACCATGAATTGAGTCCGAGTCAGTCTCCTGGGGTAATAGCAACAGAAGCATTTCAATACGATAAATTATCGAAAGGGGGTACAACAACTGTGATCGTAAATAGCGATCGCACCCTCGATAAAGAGTTTGTTTCCCTAGCAGGAACTAACCGAAATTGTGGTGGAGGAACCACTCCTTGGGGATCTTGGATCAGTTCTGAAGAAGACGTTTCTACCCCGAAAACCAATATCCCTGAAGATCCCAATAGTGTCTCTGTTAAGCATGGTTATAATTTTGAAGTTTCTACGCAAGAAAAGCGAGAAAAACCCATTCCTTTAACCGCAATGGGACGGTTTCGCCATGAAGCGATCGCGGTTGATCCAAAAACGGGATATATCTATCAAACGGAAGATCAAGTTGATAGTTGTTTCTATCGCTTTCGTCCCAATAAATCAGGGAATTTACAAGAAGGAGGCACGCTAGAAGCTTTAGTAATTGATGGAATGCCTAAAATTAATACTAGCAAAAATTATCCCTTAAATCAACCCAAAGCGGTTAAATGGGTCAAACTAGAAGACGTTGATCCCGAACAAGATACCCTGCGTTATGAAGCACAAAATAAAGGTGCAGCTATTTTTAGCAGAGGAGAGGGAATTTGTTTAGGAAATGGTGAAATTTACTTTACTTGTACCGACGGAGGAAACGCCGAAAAAGGTCAAATATTTCGCTATAATCCTGTTAACGAAACCATTAGTTTATTTGTCGAATCTCCTGGAAAAGAAGTTTTAGACTATCCTGATAATTTAATTTTATCTCCCTTTGGTGATTTAATTGTCTGTGAAGATGGCCAAGATGAACAATTTTTAGTCGGAGTCACTCCCCAAGGAGAAATTTATCAGTTAGGACGCAATGCTTTAAATAATAGTGAATTTGCAGGGGTTTGTTTTTCTCCTGATCAAAAAACCATGTTTGTGAATATTTATTCTCCTGGTGTAACCCTAGCCGTTTGGGGAAATTGGCAGAAAGGTTAG
- a CDS encoding alpha-amylase family protein — protein sequence MNQDLIITKIRSGLTNIQKIAIVLFITLMIVMGYTPSAKADVIYQAFDIPFQEIKNQLPQLKANGFTYIQVSPPEKSNPDKAWWARYQPVDFTVIESRLGNENDLKELINAAHEQGLKILVDVVLNHMANASPYVENLQYPRFSRADFHPRGDINDNNCPTVTNGWLGGDLPDLNTSSPYVQGELRNYLTKLLDLGVDGFRVDAIKHIAVADARNIFEVVPSDKYIYGEIIGATCNEYSTYPAIHNIDITDYGLLGRLKTAFSLGGDLRSLINPQGVLPGTIEVTFSKTHDTIPRNGRCEGLCQAYNFDSRDQILANAYLLARQDGLPLIYLDDGNDPIVRAGANFHEKLLTQRQNFRNGKEIANGGNSPNLLFIERGNQGIAMINKAGEPFVQSVARMPGLEEGCYQESVFDFTMCVGRGRDGQKYVTQWGSPDKGGLEIPARSALFFVKKS from the coding sequence ATGAATCAAGACCTTATCATCACAAAAATTCGTTCTGGTTTAACGAATATTCAAAAGATAGCGATAGTATTGTTCATAACCCTTATGATTGTTATGGGCTATACTCCATCTGCCAAAGCTGATGTAATTTATCAAGCGTTTGATATACCTTTTCAGGAAATTAAAAATCAACTCCCCCAACTCAAAGCTAATGGCTTTACATATATTCAAGTTTCACCCCCTGAAAAAAGTAATCCTGATAAAGCATGGTGGGCTCGATATCAACCCGTTGATTTTACGGTTATTGAAAGTCGTTTAGGCAATGAAAATGACCTAAAAGAACTCATTAATGCAGCCCATGAACAAGGCCTTAAAATATTAGTTGATGTGGTGCTTAATCACATGGCTAATGCGAGTCCTTACGTTGAAAATTTACAATATCCTCGCTTTTCGCGGGCAGATTTTCACCCACGCGGTGATATCAATGACAACAACTGTCCCACCGTTACTAATGGATGGTTAGGGGGTGATCTTCCTGACTTAAATACGAGCTCTCCCTACGTTCAAGGAGAACTAAGAAATTATTTAACCAAGCTACTAGATTTAGGGGTTGATGGATTTCGGGTTGATGCCATCAAGCATATTGCTGTAGCAGATGCACGGAACATTTTTGAAGTGGTTCCCTCTGATAAATACATCTATGGGGAAATCATTGGCGCAACTTGCAATGAATATTCCACTTATCCAGCGATTCACAACATCGATATCACGGACTATGGCTTGTTAGGAAGACTGAAGACAGCTTTTAGCTTGGGAGGAGATTTGCGATCGCTGATTAATCCCCAAGGAGTTCTCCCTGGAACAATTGAGGTTACTTTCTCAAAAACCCATGATACCATTCCCCGCAATGGTCGCTGTGAGGGGCTATGTCAAGCCTATAATTTTGATTCCCGTGATCAAATTTTAGCCAATGCTTACCTCCTTGCGCGTCAGGATGGACTGCCCTTAATTTACCTTGATGATGGCAATGATCCCATTGTTCGAGCCGGGGCTAATTTCCACGAAAAACTCCTCACGCAACGCCAAAATTTCCGCAACGGTAAGGAGATTGCTAACGGGGGTAATAGCCCTAATTTGTTATTTATTGAACGGGGCAATCAAGGCATTGCTATGATCAATAAAGCCGGAGAACCCTTTGTGCAATCAGTTGCCAGAATGCCGGGTTTAGAGGAAGGATGCTATCAAGAATCGGTTTTTGATTTTACCATGTGTGTTGGCCGTGGAAGGGACGGACAAAAATACGTCACTCAATGGGGTTCTCCTGATAAGGGAGGGTTAGAAATTCCCGCACGCTCGGCTCTTTTCTTTGTTAAAAAATCTTAA
- a CDS encoding mechanosensitive ion channel family protein — translation MIKKLLKLLVIALISCLIVLPLNAQILVLPELNNTNTWLPTNNNSAEVSACIRLDGLCLFEVSATASDIAERVQQIEQRLHRISNLYFYQQDATLTIEKRTVNNLPNIHVKVNDLEIRLLTITSLDIKNQGVDLETKAQEIIEQVQEGLERGRKERELVSLVQKGLIAFIIFGLLLILNFLVLRLIKRLNTYRDRVAELRINQPISTELTRRQQWNIREVQYRLLQLLEVGLWLGATLVIVGLFPYTRIAQIWLITLLRIPARITIVGLGTYLLIRLSYALIAKLSTLLFSQDVLDFEFNQRLQLRLRTISLVSRSIITIIWVMVGIIVALSVIGVNIAPLLAGVGILGVAVSLASQNLIRDAINGFFIIVEDQYAVGDIIQVGQFSGLVENINLRITQLRDSEGRLITIPNSEVKIVANLSSNWSRADLSIPVAYESDIDEVLTLVHQVAEEMTKDKIWQENILETPEILGVDNFSERGLIIRVWIKTKPLKQWDISREFRRRLKIAFDRQGLPLSLPQQKLWLTNI, via the coding sequence TTGATTAAAAAACTCCTCAAACTCCTAGTTATTGCTTTAATAAGTTGTTTAATCGTTCTTCCTTTAAATGCACAAATTTTAGTTCTCCCTGAATTAAATAATACCAATACCTGGTTGCCAACCAATAATAATAGTGCAGAAGTATCCGCTTGTATTCGACTCGATGGTCTCTGTTTATTTGAAGTGTCTGCGACGGCATCAGATATTGCCGAACGAGTTCAACAGATTGAGCAGCGTTTACATCGGATTAGCAATCTTTATTTTTACCAACAAGACGCTACATTGACTATTGAAAAACGAACGGTCAATAATTTACCAAATATTCATGTAAAGGTTAATGATCTAGAAATTCGTTTGCTCACCATTACCAGTTTAGATATTAAAAATCAAGGGGTTGATTTAGAAACAAAAGCTCAAGAAATTATTGAACAAGTACAAGAAGGATTAGAACGGGGAAGAAAGGAAAGAGAATTAGTCTCTTTAGTCCAAAAGGGATTGATAGCATTCATTATTTTTGGACTTTTATTAATTCTAAACTTTCTGGTACTTCGTTTAATAAAACGGTTAAATACTTACCGCGATCGCGTAGCAGAATTAAGAATCAATCAGCCGATTTCTACTGAATTAACCCGACGACAACAATGGAATATTAGAGAAGTTCAATACCGTTTATTACAACTTCTTGAAGTTGGTTTATGGTTGGGAGCAACTTTAGTCATTGTCGGACTTTTTCCCTATACACGCATTGCTCAAATTTGGCTAATAACGCTACTAAGGATTCCTGCTAGAATCACTATCGTAGGGTTAGGAACCTATTTATTAATTCGCTTAAGTTATGCTTTAATTGCCAAATTAAGTACCCTATTATTTAGTCAAGATGTCTTAGATTTTGAGTTCAATCAACGGTTACAATTACGCTTGAGAACTATCTCTCTTGTTTCCCGCAGTATTATTACTATTATTTGGGTAATGGTGGGAATTATCGTAGCTTTATCCGTCATTGGAGTTAATATTGCTCCCCTATTAGCAGGGGTGGGGATCTTAGGGGTAGCTGTTTCTTTAGCGTCTCAAAACCTGATTCGAGATGCGATTAATGGCTTTTTTATTATTGTTGAAGACCAATATGCTGTGGGAGATATTATTCAAGTAGGACAGTTTAGCGGCTTAGTTGAAAATATTAATCTAAGAATCACACAATTGCGAGATTCTGAAGGAAGATTAATTACTATTCCTAACAGTGAAGTCAAAATTGTTGCTAATCTTTCTAGTAATTGGTCAAGGGCTGATTTAAGTATTCCTGTTGCTTATGAAAGCGATATTGATGAAGTTTTAACCTTAGTTCATCAGGTAGCGGAAGAAATGACAAAAGATAAAATTTGGCAAGAGAATATTTTAGAAACTCCTGAAATTTTAGGGGTAGATAATTTTTCGGAACGGGGCTTAATTATTCGGGTTTGGATTAAAACAAAACCCCTCAAACAATGGGATATTTCACGGGAATTTCGTCGTCGCTTAAAAATCGCTTTTGACCGCCAAGGTTTACCCCTTTCTTTACCTCAACAAAAACTTTGGTTAACGAATATATAG
- a CDS encoding MBL fold metallo-hydrolase: MKRRQLLRYVGASAIATTAVPFVSQFQPVWGQSKDSLLVQYLGHTAFLFTGGGVKILANPFRTIGCTAGYQLPKVAADLVIISSRLWDEGAAENLPGNPKILYEPGVYEINGLRIQGVEIAHDRKGGKQFGMNVAWRWTQGGLRVVHLGGAAAPISIEQKILLGSPDLALIPVGGGRKAYSAEEAKQAMNTLNPRVMIPTHYLTSAADKKTCDLSPVDDFLGLVKEMNIRQINDNQLRLRSSDLPKSGTVIRVLNYNKALKG, from the coding sequence ATGAAACGGCGACAATTACTCCGTTATGTAGGTGCAAGTGCCATCGCAACCACTGCTGTTCCCTTCGTTTCTCAGTTTCAACCTGTCTGGGGTCAAAGTAAAGATTCGTTGTTGGTACAATACCTCGGTCATACCGCCTTTTTGTTTACCGGGGGAGGGGTGAAAATTTTAGCCAATCCTTTTCGGACAATTGGCTGTACGGCAGGGTATCAACTGCCTAAAGTTGCTGCCGATTTAGTGATTATTAGTAGCCGACTCTGGGACGAAGGGGCGGCGGAAAATTTACCTGGAAACCCCAAAATTTTGTATGAACCTGGGGTTTATGAGATTAATGGGTTACGCATCCAAGGGGTAGAAATTGCCCACGATCGCAAAGGGGGCAAACAATTTGGCATGAATGTCGCTTGGCGTTGGACTCAAGGGGGACTCAGGGTTGTTCATTTAGGGGGGGCTGCTGCACCCATCAGTATTGAACAAAAAATCCTTTTAGGTAGCCCCGATCTTGCGCTAATTCCCGTGGGAGGAGGACGAAAAGCTTATAGTGCCGAAGAAGCCAAACAAGCCATGAATACCCTCAACCCCAGAGTGATGATTCCGACGCATTATTTAACCTCAGCGGCCGATAAAAAAACCTGTGATCTATCTCCGGTTGATGACTTTTTAGGGTTAGTTAAGGAGATGAATATTCGCCAAATTAATGACAATCAACTTCGGCTGAGATCTTCGGATCTACCCAAGTCAGGAACTGTCATCCGAGTTCTCAATTATAATAAAGCCCTCAAGGGTTAA